The Flexivirga oryzae genome has a segment encoding these proteins:
- a CDS encoding STAS domain-containing protein, with protein sequence MARGENHNVVMIDVVRTGVELAVRGELNVHTVADVRAALSGAIDDGVGDLVLHLGQAEIGDATGLGVIVGAHHRALRADRRLVLADASLRLERLMRATGLHRIIPLSRQLMPLPVILPA encoded by the coding sequence ATGGCACGAGGCGAGAACCACAACGTGGTCATGATCGACGTGGTGCGCACCGGCGTGGAGTTGGCCGTGCGCGGCGAACTCAACGTGCACACGGTGGCCGATGTCCGCGCCGCCCTGAGCGGCGCCATCGATGACGGAGTCGGTGACCTGGTGCTCCATCTCGGCCAGGCCGAGATCGGCGACGCGACCGGGCTGGGTGTCATCGTCGGAGCCCACCACCGCGCGTTACGTGCCGACCGTCGACTCGTGCTGGCCGACGCGTCACTGCGGCTGGAGCGGCTGATGCGCGCCACCGGGCTGCACCGCATCATCCCGCTCTCCCGGCAGCTGATGCCGTTGCCGGTGATCCTCCCCGCCTGA
- a CDS encoding gamma-glutamyltransferase — protein MSELPPSLGMTRAAIAAPNALAAQAGMDVVALGGSAVDAAIAAHATVYVTEPGIVSALGGAFVNVWPADGEPQVIDGNSEMPGRSADPERFGGGLRAIHLDYGGGITINAGPGSAATPGSFAAYDLAHEMFGRASWADILAPAIAAAREGFVLGQAAGHYLQLTGRQLWSFDEQTRAQHFAGDEPAGPGTRMTNRDLANTLELVARHGIAELYTGSLGEAIADHVTATGGLLGRADLAAYRPVCRPASRATVGDWDIALNPPPSIGGPVLTAMVRLIAQRGMSADALVEIQRLVLGYRAEHLDRSTDLRAAGAELLLALETTGLESLPTSQDTAHVSVVDSEGNACAITTSAGYSSGVTVPGTGLVLNNCLGEPELNRLGLHALRPGTRLASNMSPATARSADGVTLAIGSPGADRITTALSQVIGRHCLRGEDLQASIDAPRLHVELGPDEVRVHYEPEDGVEAAIGRAGAVAVPHEASDMYFGGVGAAYGTAAGDLGAAADPRRAAATAVS, from the coding sequence ATGAGTGAACTTCCCCCGTCGTTGGGTATGACGCGCGCGGCCATCGCCGCCCCCAACGCGCTGGCCGCGCAGGCCGGGATGGACGTCGTGGCACTCGGTGGCAGCGCGGTCGACGCCGCCATCGCGGCGCATGCCACGGTCTACGTGACCGAACCGGGCATCGTCAGCGCGCTCGGCGGCGCGTTCGTCAACGTCTGGCCGGCCGACGGCGAACCGCAGGTCATCGACGGCAACAGCGAGATGCCGGGGCGGTCCGCGGACCCTGAGCGGTTCGGAGGCGGCCTGCGCGCCATACACCTGGACTACGGGGGTGGCATCACGATCAACGCCGGCCCCGGATCCGCCGCGACGCCGGGCTCGTTCGCGGCATACGACCTGGCACACGAGATGTTCGGGCGCGCATCGTGGGCCGACATCCTCGCGCCGGCGATCGCCGCGGCGCGGGAGGGTTTCGTGCTCGGCCAGGCGGCGGGGCACTACCTGCAGCTGACCGGCCGGCAACTGTGGTCGTTCGACGAGCAGACCCGCGCCCAGCACTTCGCCGGCGACGAGCCGGCCGGGCCCGGCACCCGGATGACCAACCGCGACCTCGCGAACACGCTGGAGCTCGTGGCGCGGCACGGCATCGCCGAGCTCTACACCGGGTCGCTCGGCGAGGCGATCGCCGACCATGTGACCGCGACGGGCGGCCTGCTGGGGCGGGCCGACCTCGCCGCCTACCGGCCGGTATGCCGCCCGGCCTCTCGCGCGACCGTCGGTGACTGGGACATCGCGCTGAACCCGCCGCCGTCGATCGGCGGCCCGGTGCTGACCGCGATGGTGCGACTGATCGCGCAGCGCGGCATGAGCGCGGACGCACTGGTCGAGATCCAGCGCCTGGTGCTCGGCTACCGCGCGGAGCACCTGGACCGGTCCACCGACCTGCGCGCGGCGGGTGCCGAGTTGCTGCTCGCGCTGGAGACGACCGGGCTGGAGTCACTGCCGACCAGCCAGGACACGGCGCACGTTTCGGTGGTCGACAGCGAGGGCAACGCCTGCGCGATCACCACGTCGGCCGGTTACTCCTCGGGGGTGACCGTGCCCGGGACCGGCCTGGTGCTGAACAACTGCCTCGGCGAGCCCGAACTCAACCGGCTCGGGCTGCACGCGCTGCGGCCGGGCACCCGGCTCGCCTCGAACATGTCGCCCGCCACCGCCCGCAGCGCCGACGGCGTGACGCTGGCGATCGGCAGCCCGGGCGCGGACCGGATCACCACCGCGTTGTCGCAGGTCATCGGCCGGCACTGCCTGCGCGGCGAGGACCTGCAGGCGTCCATCGACGCGCCGCGGCTGCACGTCGAGTTGGGTCCGGACGAGGTGCGAGTGCACTACGAACCGGAGGACGGTGTCGAGGCAGCCATCGGCCGAGCCGGGGCGGTCGCTGTGCCGCACGAGGCGTCGGACATGTATTTCGGTGGGGTCGGCGCGGCATACGGGACCGCGGCCGGTGACCTGGGTGCCGCCGCCGATCCACGGCGGGCAGCCGCGACCGCGGTCAGCTGA
- the nucS gene encoding endonuclease NucS, whose translation MRVVIARCSVDYVGRLTAHLPLATRLLMVKADGSVLIHSDGGSYKPLNWMSPPCSMAQIEPTADEADEGVEAVWSVQHARSEDRLHVRIHEILHDSSHDLGVDPGLIKDGVEAQLQALLAEHITTLGEGYTLIRREYMTAIGPVDIICRDADGTTVAVELKRRGDIDGVEQLTRYLELLNRDPHLAPVNGVFAAQLIKPQARVLAEDRGIRCVTLDYEALKGMDDSEARLF comes from the coding sequence GTGCGCGTTGTGATTGCCCGGTGCAGTGTCGACTACGTCGGCCGCCTGACCGCCCATCTACCCCTGGCCACCCGGTTGCTGATGGTCAAAGCGGACGGTTCCGTCCTCATCCACAGTGACGGCGGCTCCTACAAACCGCTCAACTGGATGTCGCCGCCGTGCTCGATGGCGCAGATCGAGCCGACCGCTGACGAGGCGGACGAGGGCGTCGAGGCCGTCTGGTCCGTCCAGCACGCCAGGTCCGAGGACCGCCTGCACGTGCGCATCCACGAGATCCTGCACGACTCCAGCCACGATCTCGGCGTCGATCCGGGGCTGATCAAGGACGGCGTCGAGGCGCAGTTGCAGGCGCTGCTGGCCGAGCACATCACCACGCTGGGCGAGGGCTACACGCTGATCCGGCGCGAATACATGACCGCGATCGGGCCGGTCGACATCATCTGCCGCGATGCCGACGGGACCACCGTCGCCGTGGAGCTCAAGCGCCGTGGCGACATCGACGGGGTGGAGCAGCTGACCCGCTACCTGGAGCTGCTCAACCGCGACCCGCACCTCGCGCCGGTCAACGGGGTCTTCGCCGCGCAGCTGATCAAGCCGCAGGCCCGCGTCCTCGCCGAGGACCGCGGGATCCGGTGTGTCACCTTGGACTACGAGGCGCTCAAGGGAATGGACGACTCCGAAGCCCGGCTGTTCTGA